CCTTTTTGACGATTCGCGATGAAAAAGGTGCAGGCGGACTGCCGGTTGGTTCAGCAGGCAAAGCGATGCTCATGCTTTCCGGCGGTTTTGACAGCCCTGTGGCAGGTTTTTATGCGATGAAACGGGGACTGTCGGTAGAAGCTGTACATTTCTTCAGCCCGCCATACACAAGCGAGCGCGCAAAGCAAAAGGTAATGGACCTGGCAAAATGTTTGTCCCGCTTTGGGGGAAGCATGACGCTTCATATCGTTCCGTTTACAAAAACACAAGAGCTCATCCAAAAACAAATCCCTGAGAACTACACAATGACGGCAACCCGCCGCCTTATGCTTCAAATTGCTGACAGAATCCGAGAAAAGAGAAACGGGCTTGCGATCATTACAGGAGAGAGCCTCGGCCAGGTAGCGAGCCAAACGCTTGAAAGCATGTATGCGATAAATGCGGTGACGTCAACCCCGATTTTGCGTCCGTTAATCGGCATGGATAAAACAGACATCATCGAAAAGTCACGGGAAATCGGCACATACGAGACAAGCATTCAGCCGTTTGAAGACTGCTGCACGATCTTTACGCCGCCAAGCCCGAAAACACGTCCTAAAAAAGAAAAAATCGAACACTATGAAAGCTTTGTTGATTTTGAACCGTATATCCAAGAAGCGGTTGAAAACATTGAGACCGTGACGCTGTACAGCGAACAAGAAGCAAACGATAAATTCGCGGAACTCTTTTAGGTCAGCCCAGCTCCTGTCTACAATTACCAAAGTTTTTCTGAATGAAGCCATGTGTTTTAACACAATCTATACTCACAAGGAGGTGAGACACATGGCACAAAACAGTCAAAACGGTAACAGCAGTAACCAACTTCTAGTACCAGGAGCTGCTCAAGCGATCGACCAAATGAAATTAGAAATCGCTTCTGAATTCGGTGTAAACCTTGGAGCGGACACAACTTCTCGCGCTAACGGTTCTGTTGGAGGAGAGATCACAAAACGTCTTGTATCTTTTGCTCAACAAAACATGGGCGGAGGACAATTCTAATTTACAATTTCACATAATGGCTTAGGAGTGGGGTTTTTCCCCACTCTTTTTCGTTTTTATATACATAAAAGGACCAGCGACCTATAAAAACACATGTTTATCGAGCTTGTTTTTAGGCAAATGCTTACGGAAAGAGCCTGTATTTATGTATAATGGGTGGAGAAAGTGAGGAGTTGTTCGTGTTAAAACGAGAAGATTTAATTGCCCCTATGCAATATAATTTAGTCAATGAAATGGAAAAGTTCAGTGCGGCTGGACAAAAAACCGCTCTTCTATGGGAGGATGAGACTGGCAAGCAAGAATCCTGGTCATATGAAAAGCTGATGGAAGAAACAAATAAAATCGGAGCGGCTTTGGCTGACCTTGGATTTAAAAAGGGCGACAAGGTGATTGTAATGGTTCCGCGGGTGCTCGAAGCCTATGCTGTTTATCTGGCTATCCTGAAATCAGGAATGGTTGTCATCCCGTGCTCTGAAATGCTTCGTGCGAAAGATCTTGAATACCGGATAGAACACGCGGAAGTGAAAGGCGCTATTGTCTATTCTGCGTTTATTGGCGCTTTCCGTGATGTCAGTACGGCTGACAAACTGATTAAGCTGTCTATTGGCGAAAACGAGGCCGGCTGGAAAAATCTCTTATCGATTGAAGCGGACGGAAGCCAATTTCAAACGGCTGACACAACTAGAGAAGATATGGCATTCTTATCTTACACCTCCGGAACAACAGGTCAGCCTAAAGGTGTTGTACATACGCACGGTTGGGCATTTGCTCATTTAAAAACATCTGCCGGCGCTTGGCTTGATATTTCTGAAAAGGATATCGTCTGGGCGACTGCTGCCCCAGGCTGGCAAAAGTGGGTGTGGAGCCCATTTTTAGCGGTGCTCGGCAGCGGAGCAACGGGTTTTGTGTACCAAGGCAGATTCAAAGCAGAAAAATATTTAGAACTTCTAAACCGCTACAAAGTCAATGTCTTCTGCTGTACGCCGACGGAATACCGCTTAATGGCGAAGGTCGAAGGCTTGGACCGCTATGACCTTTCTGCCCTGCACAGCGCCGTTTCTGCAGGCGAGCCGCTCAACCGTGAAGTCATTGATGTGTTCCAAAAGCACTTCGGCATTAAAGTTCGGGACGGATACGGCCAAACAGAAAGCACGCTTTTAGTCGGTGTCTTAAAAGACATGGATATTAAACCAGGAAGCATGGGAAAACCGACACCGGGAAATCAGGTGGAGATCATTGATGGAGACGGTGAAATCTGTAAAACTGGCGAAGTTGGCGATATCGCTGTCCACCTTAGCACGCCGGCACTCTTTAAAGAATATTACAAAGATCCGGACAGAATGAAGACACAAATTCGCGGTGATTATTTCCTAACAGGAGACAGAGCAAAAAAAGACGAGGAAGGTTATTTCTGGTTTGAAAGCCGAAATGACGATATCATCATCAGCTCCGGCTACACGATCGGGCCATTCGAAGTGGAAGACGCGCTCGTTAAGCACCCTGAAGTAAAAGAATGTGCTGTTGTTGCAAGCCCTGATGAAATCAGAGGCTCGATCGTTAAGGCGTACGTTGTCCTGCAAGATCATGAAAAACGCAGTGATGAGCTTGTCAAAAAGCTGCAAAACCATGTGAAGACCATCACGGCTCCATACAAATATCCTAGAGAAATTGAATTTGTGGAGAGCCTGCCGAAAACGGCTTCTGCAAAAATCAGACGCGTGGAATTAAGAAAACGTGAAGAACAGCTCAAAGCCAATAAAAAGGCGTAGAAGAAAGAGAGTGAACGTGAAGTGAAGGCGATATGGCACGGCGGTTTCATTTATACGATGCTCGAAGAAGGCGATCGTACAGAGGCGGTTTATGTTGAGGATGGTGTCATAAAAGGCACTGGGAGCTATGAGCATCTGAAGAAAAAGTACGGGTCTCGGGAAACAGAAGAAATCAGTCTGAACGGGGCAGTGATGTTTCCCGGATTTGTCGACAGCCATTTACATTTAATCGGTCACGGTGAGAAACAGCTTCAGCTTGATCTGTCTGCGCTGACGTCTAAAGAAGCTATTGTACAGGCAGTGAAGGAAAGAGAACGGCAGTGCCCTGAGGGCGATTGGCTCATTGGAGAAGGATGGAATGAAAATCAATTTGAGACACCGGACTATTTGACAAAGCATGATCTTGACCGTTTATTTCCAGAGAGGCCCGTCTTGCTTAAGCGAATATGCCGGCATGCGCTGACTGTTAATTCTGCGGCTCTTCAAGCGGCAGGGATTACAAGACACACTCCTGACCCTGACGGAGGGGTCATCGTAAAAGATGCAAATGGTGAGCCGACCGGGCTTCTGTTTGACAAGGCGCAGGATCTCATTCTGAAGGCTGTCCCGCCAGTCTCCCAGCAATATGTTGATGAGGCGCTTACAGCTGCAATAAAAGACTGCTGGTCAAAAGGCCTGACGGGGGGACATTCGGAAGACTTGTCCTATTATGGTGATGTGTCGGTGCCGATAAAAGCTTATGAGAAAGCTGCCGCAAGCGGAAGGTATCCGTTTCGCTGTCATTTGCTCGTTCATCATGAAGCGGTCGATCGCTGGGAGCGTCTGGAGCAGCCGTCGGGCCCGTATGTGGAATTCGGTGCGATGAAAATTTTTGCTGACGGGGCGCTTGGCGGAAGAACAGCTTTATTGAAAGAACCATATCACGACGATCCATCCACTAATGGTGTTCAAGTTCATGATGACGAAACCCTTGGCCGGCTCATTCGAAAAGCGAGAGAAAAAGGCATGGAGGTTGCCGTTCATGTAATCGGCGATCTTGCGTTTGAAAAAGTGCTGAACGCAATTGAAAAGCATCCGCCAAAAAGCGGCCGGCATGATCGGCTCATTCACGCTCAGGTGCTCAATGATGAATTAATCGAAAAAGCGGCACGCATGCCGATCGCGCTTGACCTTCAGCCCCATTTCGTCGCCAGTGATTTTCCGTGGGTCATTGACCGTCTTGGAAAAGACCGAATGAACACAGCCTTTGCGTGGAAAACGCTGCTGTCTAAAGGCATGTTATGCGCGGGAGGCTCAGACGCCCCGATTGAGCCTGTTGACCCGCTTCTTGGCATTCAATCGGCGGTGCTCCGGAAAAGCAGCCATGAGAAGAACGGGCCGAGCTATCATGAAAGCGAATGTTTAACGGTGTATGAAGCGATTGAGCTCTACACAAAAGGAAGCGCCGGGATCATTTATAAAGAGAAGTCACGAGGGAAAATTGCAGAGGGCTATGATGCGGATTTTACGGTTCTCAGCGATGACCCATTTATAATTGACCCTGCACAGCTTCATCTTTTGGACATTAACAAGACGGTAATCAACGGCCAAATTGTATATGAGAAATCATAAAAGGACAGGCGGCAGCCTGTCCTTTTCATTTTCTATAAAAAAGTGCGCTTCACTTTCTCCCAAAATGAATTGTCTTTTAGTTTGACTGTTTTGATTTTTTTGTCAGACAGTTTGATTTCGATCGTTTTCACGTTTCTCGTGCTGAGTGCTTCATTGTCCAAGCCGATGATTGGGTGTTCATTGCCGTCTTGCATCACGCGAAGGGTCAGCTTTCGGTCAGAACTGAGGACAAATGGCGAGCCGAGTGTCCGATAGGTGTTATTGTTAAGAGATGCAAGCTCAGACACTTGAATGCATGGAAGCAGCGGATCAACAACTGCTCCTGCAACGGACTTGTTATATGCGGTGCTGCCTGTCGGCGTTGAGATAATCATGCCGTCTCCTCTAAACGTTTCGAAGTGCAGGTCATCAATCAGCACATCCATCACAAAGGTCTTAATA
The Bacillus vallismortis genome window above contains:
- the thiI gene encoding tRNA uracil 4-sulfurtransferase ThiI → MNYDHILIRFGEISTKGKNRKSFIERLKQNVRLVLKDYPNLKYFSNRDRMTITLNGEDPEALFPHLKQVFGIQSFSLAIKCDSRLDEIKATALQAIEDQYQPGDTFKVATKRAYKQFELDTNEMNAEIGGHILRHTEGLTVDVRNPDIPLRIEIREEATFLTIRDEKGAGGLPVGSAGKAMLMLSGGFDSPVAGFYAMKRGLSVEAVHFFSPPYTSERAKQKVMDLAKCLSRFGGSMTLHIVPFTKTQELIQKQIPENYTMTATRRLMLQIADRIREKRNGLAIITGESLGQVASQTLESMYAINAVTSTPILRPLIGMDKTDIIEKSREIGTYETSIQPFEDCCTIFTPPSPKTRPKKEKIEHYESFVDFEPYIQEAVENIETVTLYSEQEANDKFAELF
- a CDS encoding alpha/beta-type small acid-soluble spore protein, with protein sequence MAQNSQNGNSSNQLLVPGAAQAIDQMKLEIASEFGVNLGADTTSRANGSVGGEITKRLVSFAQQNMGGGQF
- the mbcS gene encoding acyl-CoA synthetase MbcS, with the protein product MLKREDLIAPMQYNLVNEMEKFSAAGQKTALLWEDETGKQESWSYEKLMEETNKIGAALADLGFKKGDKVIVMVPRVLEAYAVYLAILKSGMVVIPCSEMLRAKDLEYRIEHAEVKGAIVYSAFIGAFRDVSTADKLIKLSIGENEAGWKNLLSIEADGSQFQTADTTREDMAFLSYTSGTTGQPKGVVHTHGWAFAHLKTSAGAWLDISEKDIVWATAAPGWQKWVWSPFLAVLGSGATGFVYQGRFKAEKYLELLNRYKVNVFCCTPTEYRLMAKVEGLDRYDLSALHSAVSAGEPLNREVIDVFQKHFGIKVRDGYGQTESTLLVGVLKDMDIKPGSMGKPTPGNQVEIIDGDGEICKTGEVGDIAVHLSTPALFKEYYKDPDRMKTQIRGDYFLTGDRAKKDEEGYFWFESRNDDIIISSGYTIGPFEVEDALVKHPEVKECAVVASPDEIRGSIVKAYVVLQDHEKRSDELVKKLQNHVKTITAPYKYPREIEFVESLPKTASAKIRRVELRKREEQLKANKKA
- a CDS encoding amidohydrolase — protein: MKAIWHGGFIYTMLEEGDRTEAVYVEDGVIKGTGSYEHLKKKYGSRETEEISLNGAVMFPGFVDSHLHLIGHGEKQLQLDLSALTSKEAIVQAVKERERQCPEGDWLIGEGWNENQFETPDYLTKHDLDRLFPERPVLLKRICRHALTVNSAALQAAGITRHTPDPDGGVIVKDANGEPTGLLFDKAQDLILKAVPPVSQQYVDEALTAAIKDCWSKGLTGGHSEDLSYYGDVSVPIKAYEKAAASGRYPFRCHLLVHHEAVDRWERLEQPSGPYVEFGAMKIFADGALGGRTALLKEPYHDDPSTNGVQVHDDETLGRLIRKAREKGMEVAVHVIGDLAFEKVLNAIEKHPPKSGRHDRLIHAQVLNDELIEKAARMPIALDLQPHFVASDFPWVIDRLGKDRMNTAFAWKTLLSKGMLCAGGSDAPIEPVDPLLGIQSAVLRKSSHEKNGPSYHESECLTVYEAIELYTKGSAGIIYKEKSRGKIAEGYDADFTVLSDDPFIIDPAQLHLLDINKTVINGQIVYEKS
- a CDS encoding NAD kinase, with the translated sequence MTDQRRNVYFFHKQDQKTNEQASSLTQLAEEHGFTVVNQPSDANIIASIGGDGTFLQAVRKTNFRDDCLYVGITKKGKAHLYCDFHSDDHGKMVDAMTFEQIEVRKYPLIEVTVDNASPFHCLNEVSIRSSIIKTFVMDVLIDDLHFETFRGDGMIISTPTGSTAYNKSVAGAVVDPLLPCIQVSELASLNNNTYRTLGSPFVLSSDRKLTLRVMQDGNEHPIIGLDNEALSTRNVKTIEIKLSDKKIKTVKLKDNSFWEKVKRTFL